The following coding sequences are from one Paenibacillus stellifer window:
- a CDS encoding metal-dependent hydrolase — translation MDTATHFVMGFGLAGLSFVDPVVASQPMLAGAVMLATVIGSQAPDADTALRLKGNALYIRNHRGVTHSLPFLLLWPALITLVLSPLFGLHDSGSVGHLALWSFIAVFVHVFSDLFNTYGTQAARPLTERWIAWNIIHIFDPFIFGTHLAAIALWITGIFPPAPLFVSLYSMIALYYIWRTVAHARVTRSLKAKDIRHDPGEQYMAIPTITPRRWNVVKKKLDGTYCIGQLTGGRLEWFKNAASSTHPAVEHSKNHPDIQAFLYFTSYAVAEVEELPSGYIVRWGDVRYLHRKQFPFVAVIVMDHKYRALQTYVGWLSSEKLDERFAIEPGSIKV, via the coding sequence ATGGATACCGCAACACACTTTGTAATGGGGTTTGGACTTGCCGGCCTCTCGTTCGTCGATCCCGTCGTCGCCTCACAGCCGATGCTGGCAGGCGCCGTCATGCTGGCCACCGTCATCGGCTCACAGGCGCCCGACGCCGATACCGCCCTTCGGCTCAAGGGGAACGCGCTCTATATCCGAAATCATCGCGGAGTTACCCACTCCCTTCCTTTTCTGCTGCTGTGGCCCGCTCTGATTACCCTTGTACTTAGCCCCCTGTTTGGCCTGCATGATTCGGGGTCGGTCGGCCATTTGGCGCTGTGGAGCTTCATTGCAGTGTTCGTTCATGTCTTTAGCGATCTGTTCAATACTTATGGAACCCAAGCGGCGCGGCCGCTGACCGAGCGCTGGATCGCCTGGAATATTATCCACATCTTCGATCCCTTCATTTTCGGAACTCACCTCGCCGCCATCGCGCTCTGGATTACGGGGATCTTCCCTCCCGCGCCTCTCTTCGTTTCCCTGTACAGCATGATCGCCCTGTATTACATCTGGCGCACCGTCGCCCATGCCCGCGTTACCCGAAGCCTCAAAGCCAAGGACATCCGGCATGATCCCGGCGAACAATATATGGCGATACCAACCATAACACCCCGCCGCTGGAACGTCGTCAAGAAGAAGCTCGACGGCACTTATTGCATCGGCCAGTTGACGGGCGGGCGCCTCGAATGGTTTAAAAATGCGGCCAGCTCGACACATCCCGCTGTGGAGCACTCCAAGAACCATCCGGATATACAGGCGTTTTTGTATTTCACGTCATACGCCGTCGCCGAAGTCGAGGAGCTGCCTTCAGGATATATTGTACGCTGGGGAGACGTCCGTTATTTGCACCGGAAGCAGTTCCCGTTCGTCGCCGTCATTGTGATGGACCACAAATACCGCGCCCTGCAGACCTACGTCGGCTGGCTTAGCAGCGAGAAGCTGGACGAACGCTTTGCAATCGAGCCGGGATCCATTAAAGTATAA
- the trpS gene encoding tryptophan--tRNA ligase — translation MKKVMSGIQPSGKLTLGNYIGAIKNYVKLQNELQHDHEFFFMVVDLHAVTVPQEPASLREQSEAVAALFIAAGIDPALSNVYLQSHVPQHAELGWLMTTLTSMGELERMTQFKDKSSGKDTVGAGLFVYPALMAADILVYNSDLVPVGEDQKQHLELTRDLAGRFNSRFGEFFTIPEPYIPKVGARIMSLDDASKKMSKSNPNAGSYIALLDPPDVIRKKISRATTDSGREVVYDPANKPEVSNLMTIYSELSGLSLEEIANRYEGQMYGGFKKDLAEVVVGVLEPLQKRYQEIRSSGAITDILASGAERAREVAAVTLAGVKERMGFLPTR, via the coding sequence ATGAAAAAGGTAATGTCCGGCATTCAGCCCAGCGGTAAGCTGACACTCGGCAACTATATCGGCGCGATCAAAAATTACGTCAAGCTTCAAAATGAGCTTCAGCATGACCATGAATTCTTCTTCATGGTTGTCGATCTGCACGCTGTCACCGTTCCTCAGGAACCGGCCAGTCTGCGCGAGCAGTCCGAGGCGGTCGCCGCGCTGTTCATCGCGGCAGGCATCGATCCCGCCCTCTCCAATGTGTACCTGCAGTCGCATGTGCCCCAGCATGCCGAGCTGGGCTGGTTGATGACTACGCTCACCTCCATGGGCGAGCTTGAGCGGATGACGCAGTTCAAGGACAAATCGAGCGGGAAGGATACTGTCGGCGCAGGCCTGTTCGTCTATCCAGCCTTGATGGCGGCCGATATTCTCGTATACAACTCGGATCTCGTGCCTGTCGGGGAGGACCAGAAGCAGCATCTGGAATTGACCCGTGATCTGGCGGGCCGCTTCAACAGCCGCTTCGGCGAATTCTTCACGATCCCCGAGCCATACATCCCCAAAGTGGGGGCGCGGATTATGTCGCTTGACGACGCCAGCAAGAAGATGAGCAAGAGCAACCCGAATGCCGGCAGCTATATCGCTCTCCTGGACCCGCCGGATGTCATCCGCAAGAAGATAAGCCGGGCGACGACCGACTCGGGCCGTGAGGTCGTATACGATCCTGCGAACAAGCCGGAAGTCAGCAATTTGATGACCATTTACTCCGAATTATCCGGTCTGTCGCTGGAGGAAATCGCGAACCGCTACGAGGGTCAAATGTACGGGGGCTTCAAGAAGGATCTGGCTGAGGTGGTGGTTGGCGTTCTGGAGCCGCTGCAGAAGCGTTATCAGGAGATCCGCAGCTCCGGCGCGATTACCGACATCCTCGCTTCGGGCGCGGAGCGCGCCCGGGAGGTTGCGGCTGTTACCCTGGCCGGCGTCAAAGAGCGGATGGGATTTCTCCCTACCCGCTAA